One stretch of Macrobrachium nipponense isolate FS-2020 chromosome 16, ASM1510439v2, whole genome shotgun sequence DNA includes these proteins:
- the LOC135195556 gene encoding protein rhomboid-like, translating into MSGKRSRSFKCAVHQRDRQVASENDFHLLLHEPPIFNKMVRLIADEFLTEERDRKYYADHYKCWPPPLFVISVTLIQLCVFAYYTVITGEMNVAGPVPFDSPFIYRPDKRHHVWRFIFYAFLHAGWVLAFNLLVQMLVGLPLEMVHGSARIGTVYLAGVLAGSLGTSVFDANVYLVGASGGVYALLAAHLANVLINYNNMQFGILRLIGVFFVASADVGFAIYDRYAHETVGLPVSYVAHLTGALAGLTLGLVVLKNFEQRLHEQLLWWVALGVYAACTLFAVLFNLFHPYPYVGVAQGLLL; encoded by the exons ATGAGCGGAAAGAGGAGCCGCTCGTTCAAATGTGCCGTTCATCAGAGAGATCGTCAGGTAGCCTCTGAGAACGACTTCCATCTTCTCCTTCACGAGCCTCCTATATTTAACAA AATGGTGCGTCTGATCGCCGATGAGTTTCTTACGGAGGAGCGAGACCGGAAGTATTACGCCGATCACTACAAGTGTTGGCCACCCCCGCTTTTCGTCATCTCTGTCACACTAATACAG TTGTGTGTGTTCGCCTACTACACAGTAATCACTGGCGAGATGAACGTAGCCGGCCCCGTGCCGTTCGATTCGCCATTCATATACAGGCCAGACAAGAGACACCACGTGTGGAGATTTATATTCTACGCCTTCCTGCACGCTGGGTG GGTCCTGGCGTTCAACCTGCTGGTGCAGATGCTGGTGGGTCTGCCCCTCGAAATGGTGCACGGTTCCGCCCGTATCGGCACCGTGTACCTGGCAGGAGTGCTGGCTGGTTCCTTAGGGACGTCGGTGTTCGACGCCAACGTCTACCTCGTGGGGGCATCGGGGGGCGTCTATGCCCTGCTGGCTGCCCATCTCGCCAACGTACTTATCAACTACAACAACATGCAGTTTGGCATCCTAAGACTCATTGGTGTTTTCTTCGtcg CGAGCGCCGACGTGGGCTTCGCCATCTACGATCGGTATGCCCACGAGACGGTGGGCCTACCCGTGTCCTACGTGGCCCACCTGACGGGAGCGTTAGCGGGGCTCACGCTCGGTCTAGTCGTCCTCAAGAACTTCGAGCAGCGCCTGCACGAGCAGCTGCTGTGGTGGGTGGCACTCGGGGTGTACGCCGCGTGCACGCTCTTCGCCGTGCTGTTCAACCTCTTTCATCCTTACCCGTACGTGGGAGTGGCGCAGGGACTTCTGCTGTAG